A single genomic interval of Syntrophaceae bacterium harbors:
- a CDS encoding acyl-CoA thioesterase encodes MQDALARYPVVVEVPVAWGEMDAFGHVNNIVYFRYFETARIAYFERLDVPEFLARDPVGPILAETACRFRAALSYPDTVSVGARVESVGEDRFVMRYAVLSHRLGRLAAEGEGTLVCFDYRQNKKAPVPERLRGRIAEIEAVCPR; translated from the coding sequence ATGCAGGATGCACTGGCGCGTTACCCCGTCGTCGTGGAGGTCCCCGTGGCCTGGGGCGAGATGGACGCCTTCGGCCACGTCAACAACATCGTCTACTTCCGGTATTTCGAGACGGCCCGGATCGCCTATTTCGAGAGGCTCGACGTCCCCGAGTTCCTGGCCAGGGACCCCGTGGGCCCGATCCTTGCCGAGACGGCCTGCCGCTTCCGCGCGGCCCTGTCCTACCCGGACACGGTCTCGGTCGGGGCACGGGTGGAGAGCGTCGGCGAGGACCGCTTCGTCATGCGCTACGCCGTCTTGAGCCACAGGCTGGGACGCCTCGCAGCCGAGGGTGAGGGGACCCTGGTCTGCTTCGATTACCGGCAGAATAAAAAGGCCCCTGTGCCGGAGAGGCTCAGGGGCCGGATTGCCGAAATCGAGGCCGTCTGTCCGCGCTAG
- a CDS encoding deoxyhypusine synthase, translating into MAKKPVKTKQDYLKTKVEHIDMTKIDAVDIVKAMKKMSFSARDLASAAEIYDRMLADRNCVIFLTIAGSTSAAGCMQIYADLVKYNMVDAVVATGASIVDMDFFEALGFRHYQGTPHVDDRELRRLYIDRIYDTYIDEEQLQQCDRTITEIADALAPRPYSSREFIREMGRYLTRKAKKKGSLVQTAYENDVPIFCPAFSDSSAGFGLVLHQHRRPESHISIDSVKDFRELTEIKIAAPTSGLLMIGGGVPKNFIQDTVICAEILGKDVPMHQYAVQITVADVRDGACSSSTLKEAASWGKVDTVSEQMVFAEATLALPLLASYAFHRGSWKKRKKWRFAKMYKD; encoded by the coding sequence ATGGCAAAGAAACCCGTCAAGACGAAGCAGGACTACCTGAAAACCAAGGTCGAGCACATCGACATGACGAAGATCGATGCCGTCGACATCGTGAAGGCCATGAAGAAGATGTCCTTCTCGGCCCGCGACCTCGCCTCGGCGGCCGAGATCTACGACCGGATGCTCGCCGACCGCAACTGTGTCATCTTCCTCACCATCGCCGGCAGCACGAGCGCCGCGGGCTGCATGCAGATCTACGCCGACCTGGTGAAGTACAACATGGTGGACGCCGTCGTGGCCACGGGGGCTTCCATCGTGGACATGGACTTCTTCGAGGCCCTGGGCTTCCGCCACTACCAGGGCACGCCCCACGTCGACGACCGCGAGCTCCGCAGGCTCTACATCGACCGCATCTACGACACCTACATCGACGAGGAGCAGCTGCAGCAGTGCGACCGCACCATCACGGAGATCGCCGACGCCCTCGCGCCCCGGCCCTACTCGTCGCGCGAGTTCATCCGGGAGATGGGCAGGTACCTGACGAGGAAGGCCAAGAAGAAGGGGTCCCTCGTCCAGACGGCCTACGAGAACGACGTCCCGATCTTCTGCCCCGCCTTCTCGGACTCCAGCGCGGGCTTCGGCCTGGTGCTCCACCAGCACCGGCGGCCGGAAAGCCACATCTCCATCGACTCGGTGAAGGACTTCCGGGAGCTGACGGAGATCAAGATCGCCGCGCCCACCTCGGGCCTTCTCATGATCGGCGGCGGCGTGCCGAAGAACTTCATCCAGGACACGGTGATCTGCGCGGAGATCCTCGGGAAGGACGTCCCCATGCACCAGTACGCCGTCCAGATCACCGTGGCCGACGTGCGCGACGGGGCCTGCTCGAGCTCGACCCTCAAGGAGGCCGCCTCCTGGGGCAAGGTGGACACCGTCTCGGAGCAGATGGTCTTCGCCGAGGCAACGTTGGCCCTGCCGCTCCTGGCCAGCTACGCCTTCCACAGGGGAAGCTGGAAGAAGCGCAAGAAGTGGAGATTCGCGAAGATGTACAAGGATTGA
- a CDS encoding transposase — MGPRYIKGDGRFYSLNVMDRFSHAVYLESQRTKADDPVAASLLRSWKAMGIPDFAQFDNELSFRGSNRYPRSFGIVIRLCLYYGVTPVFIPISEPWRNGDVERFNETYDKMFFRRQWFPSYEALKRQSKNFQRFHNRHHRYSCLGGKTPMEVLAASGYQPMRVPPNARVPRLEEIPEGTIILIRFIRSDRKLDIFGERFVVAKELVYSYVKAVIVTADHVLKVYLGKSWWRPSSIECLPKLGNNVLG, encoded by the coding sequence GTGGGGCCCCGGTATATCAAAGGCGACGGCCGGTTCTACTCGCTCAACGTGATGGATCGCTTCAGCCATGCGGTCTATCTCGAGTCGCAGCGAACCAAGGCCGATGACCCGGTGGCCGCCAGTCTCTTGCGGAGTTGGAAGGCCATGGGCATCCCGGACTTTGCCCAGTTCGACAACGAGCTGAGCTTCCGGGGCAGCAACCGTTATCCCCGATCCTTCGGGATCGTGATCCGGCTGTGTCTCTATTACGGGGTCACGCCGGTCTTTATCCCCATCAGCGAGCCTTGGCGAAACGGGGATGTGGAGCGGTTCAACGAGACCTACGACAAGATGTTCTTTCGCAGGCAGTGGTTCCCGAGCTACGAGGCCCTCAAGCGGCAAAGCAAAAACTTCCAGCGGTTCCATAACCGCCATCATCGGTACAGCTGCCTGGGCGGCAAAACCCCGATGGAGGTTCTGGCCGCCTCCGGCTACCAGCCCATGAGGGTGCCTCCCAATGCTCGGGTGCCCCGACTCGAAGAGATCCCCGAGGGGACCATCATCCTGATCCGGTTCATCCGCAGCGACCGGAAGCTGGATATCTTCGGGGAGCGGTTCGTCGTTGCCAAAGAGCTGGTCTACTCGTATGTCAAAGCCGTGATCGTCACTGCGGATCACGTTTTGAAAGTCTATCTCGGGAAGAGTTGGTGGAGGCCTTCGAGTATCGAATGCCTACCGAAACTTGGGAATAACGTCCTTGGGTAA
- a CDS encoding exodeoxyribonuclease VII large subunit — translation MDLFSGREVLTVSELTRQIQDVLEAAFDHLWVEGEVSNLRRPASGHLYFTLKDEESQVRAVLFRPAARALKFDLEDGMHIVCRARMNVYRPRGEYQLILDYAEPRGVGALQIAFEQLKAKLQAEGLFDPVHKKPLPFLPSRIAVVTSPSGAVIRDILNITKRRFPSVDILVAPVRVQGAEAPAEIVEALRLLNETPGVDVIIVARGGGSLEDLMAFNDEGVARAIFASRVPVVSAVGHEIDFTIADFVADVRAPTPSAAAELVVPRRADLVQQLRTLESRAARAAERFLKLRRERLERLTERVRDPRRRLVDLRLALDERFSGLTASLVRRVRTDRERLRHLETHLQYLSPAVKVETLTFVLENLRKSMITGSFRRLEGLRSRLAVLTAVLDSVSPLSVLARGYAIARTIPEGKIIRRAQDLAAGDPVGINVAKGRFNAVVTTVEEE, via the coding sequence ATGGATCTCTTTTCAGGCCGCGAGGTTCTCACCGTCTCGGAACTCACCCGCCAGATCCAGGACGTCCTGGAGGCCGCCTTCGATCATCTCTGGGTCGAGGGCGAGGTTTCCAACCTCCGCCGGCCCGCATCGGGTCATCTCTACTTCACCCTCAAGGATGAAGAAAGCCAAGTCCGGGCGGTGCTCTTCCGGCCCGCCGCCCGGGCGCTCAAGTTCGACCTCGAAGACGGGATGCACATCGTCTGCCGGGCCCGGATGAACGTCTACAGGCCCCGCGGCGAGTACCAGCTCATCCTCGATTATGCCGAACCCCGCGGAGTGGGGGCCCTGCAGATCGCCTTCGAGCAGCTCAAGGCGAAGCTGCAGGCCGAGGGCCTCTTCGACCCTGTCCACAAGAAGCCGCTGCCGTTTCTGCCCTCCCGGATCGCGGTCGTCACCTCGCCCTCGGGCGCCGTGATCCGCGACATCCTGAACATCACGAAGCGCCGCTTTCCCTCGGTGGACATCCTCGTCGCCCCCGTGCGCGTCCAGGGCGCCGAGGCGCCCGCGGAGATCGTCGAGGCCCTGCGCCTCCTGAACGAGACCCCCGGCGTCGACGTGATCATCGTGGCCAGGGGCGGAGGGTCACTCGAGGACCTCATGGCCTTCAACGACGAGGGGGTGGCCCGGGCCATCTTCGCCTCCCGCGTGCCCGTCGTCTCCGCCGTGGGTCACGAGATCGACTTCACCATCGCCGATTTCGTCGCCGACGTGAGGGCGCCCACCCCCTCGGCGGCCGCCGAACTCGTCGTGCCCCGGCGCGCCGACCTCGTCCAGCAGCTCCGGACTCTGGAATCCCGTGCCGCCCGTGCCGCCGAGCGGTTCCTGAAGCTCCGGCGGGAGCGGCTGGAGAGGCTCACCGAGAGGGTCCGCGACCCGCGGCGTCGCCTCGTCGATCTGCGGCTCGCCCTCGACGAGCGGTTCAGCGGCCTGACCGCCTCCCTGGTCCGGCGGGTGCGCACCGACCGGGAGCGGCTTCGTCACCTCGAGACGCACCTGCAGTACCTGAGCCCCGCGGTGAAGGTCGAAACCCTCACCTTTGTGCTTGAAAACCTGCGAAAAAGCATGATAACGGGAAGCTTCCGCCGGCTCGAGGGGCTCCGGTCGAGGCTCGCTGTCCTCACGGCCGTTCTCGACAGCGTGAGCCCTCTTTCCGTCCTGGCCCGGGGGTACGCCATCGCCCGGACGATCCCGGAAGGAAAGATCATCCGGCGTGCACAGGATCTCGCAGCGGGGGACCCCGTTGGCATAAATGTTGCGAAAGGTCGGTTCAATGCCGTCGTCACCACGGTCGAAGAAGAATGA
- a CDS encoding exodeoxyribonuclease VII small subunit, with amino-acid sequence MAEVKFEDALAKLEEIVRKMEQGELTLDESLAAFEEGIRLSRLCAAKLDEAERRIEILLKKEGGTEVKPFDLGPEGDDQ; translated from the coding sequence ATGGCGGAGGTCAAGTTCGAGGACGCCCTGGCGAAGCTCGAGGAGATCGTCCGGAAGATGGAGCAGGGCGAGCTGACGCTCGACGAGTCCCTGGCCGCCTTCGAGGAGGGGATCCGCCTCTCCAGGCTCTGCGCAGCGAAACTCGACGAGGCCGAACGAAGGATCGAGATCCTTCTGAAGAAGGAGGGCGGGACGGAGGTCAAGCCCTTCGACCTCGGACCGGAAGGAGATGATCAGTAA
- a CDS encoding polyprenyl synthetase family protein, with protein sequence MSLDEYLESRKTLVDQALELYLPAESTEPSVIFRSARYSVFAGGKRLRPILCIAAAEAVGGPIDAVMPAACALELIHTYSLIHDDLPAMDNDDTRRGKPTSHKVFGEAVAILAGDALLTDAFRIIAGQTPLGVVKPETLLQVIQEIAIAAGWFGMVGGQVVDIESEGKVPEEKTLNFIHTRKTGALITVSLRAGALLGGADADALDALTEYGRHVGLAFQIADDILNVEGDAKALGKGTGSDRSRGKLTYPALVGLEASRRVAAELVEKALGDLSAMDERAEPLRGIARFIVERKT encoded by the coding sequence ATATCCCTGGACGAGTACCTCGAGTCACGGAAGACCCTCGTCGATCAGGCTCTCGAGCTCTACCTCCCCGCCGAGTCGACCGAGCCCTCCGTGATCTTCAGGTCCGCCCGCTACAGTGTTTTCGCCGGGGGGAAGCGCCTTCGCCCGATCCTCTGCATCGCAGCCGCCGAGGCCGTCGGCGGCCCGATCGACGCCGTCATGCCTGCGGCCTGCGCGCTCGAGCTCATCCACACCTATTCCCTCATCCACGACGATCTCCCGGCCATGGACAACGACGACACCCGGCGCGGCAAGCCGACGAGCCACAAGGTCTTCGGCGAGGCCGTCGCCATCCTGGCAGGCGATGCCCTGCTCACGGACGCCTTCCGCATCATCGCCGGGCAGACCCCCCTCGGGGTCGTGAAACCCGAGACGCTGCTGCAGGTGATCCAGGAGATCGCCATCGCGGCGGGCTGGTTCGGCATGGTGGGCGGCCAGGTGGTGGACATCGAATCGGAGGGCAAGGTACCCGAGGAGAAGACCCTCAACTTCATCCACACGCGCAAGACGGGCGCCCTGATCACGGTCTCGCTCCGGGCCGGGGCCCTGCTCGGCGGGGCGGACGCCGACGCCCTCGACGCGCTGACCGAATACGGGCGCCACGTGGGGCTTGCGTTCCAGATCGCCGATGATATCTTAAACGTCGAGGGCGATGCGAAGGCCCTGGGCAAGGGGACCGGGAGCGACCGCTCCCGGGGGAAGCTCACCTACCCGGCGCTGGTCGGTCTCGAGGCCTCGAGGCGGGTCGCCGCGGAACTCGTGGAAAAGGCCCTCGGGGACCTGAGCGCCATGGACGAACGGGCCGAGCCGCTGAGGGGAATCGCGCGGTTCATCGTGGAACGAAAGACATGA
- a CDS encoding 1-deoxy-D-xylulose-5-phosphate synthase produces the protein MLETINSPADIKRLSQAELELLAEEIRKVIIETCSRNGGHLAPSLGTVELTLALHYVFDAPRDKIVWDVGHQAYAHKLITGRRERFHTLRQRGGVCGFPRREESPYDVFSVGHSSTSISASAGIAEARCLNGENYKVVAVIGDGSMTAGMAFEGLNWAGDRKKDLIIILNDNEMSISPNVGALSAYLNQIMTGRRVTRLRNEVKQFLRSIPNVGEQMVKLSRQAEEALKSFLTPGALFEELGFEYVGPLEGHRLDHLIPMLRNVKEHNRPVLVHVLTKKGKGYPFAELEPTKFHGIGPFNPRTGDLAADTGGIPSYTEVFGRTMIKLARENPKIVAITAAMCSGTGLDAYAKEFPERFFDVGIAEQHGVTFAAGMATEGIIPVVAIYSTFMQRAYDQVLHDVCLQRLPVVLAMDRGGIAGDDGATHNGVFDFSYLRAIPNIVVMAPKDENELQHMLKTAVECGGPASVRYPRGKGLGVALDETPKPLEIGRAEILMEGTDLAVFAIGYAVQPSLDAARRLREEGIEATVVNCRFVKPLDEELLARVASVTGKVLTVEENVLAGGFGSAVLEMFEARGLTGIAVKRLGIPDEFVEHATQAEMRRKYGIDAQGILEAARKLAGPAKPVLREVSAK, from the coding sequence ATGCTCGAAACCATCAATTCGCCGGCCGACATCAAGCGGCTCAGCCAGGCTGAGCTCGAGCTCCTCGCGGAAGAGATCCGCAAGGTGATCATCGAGACCTGCTCCCGCAACGGCGGTCACCTCGCCCCGTCGCTGGGCACCGTGGAGCTCACCCTCGCCCTGCACTACGTCTTCGACGCCCCCCGCGACAAGATCGTCTGGGACGTGGGCCACCAGGCCTACGCCCACAAGCTCATCACGGGCCGGCGCGAGCGGTTCCACACGCTGCGCCAGCGGGGAGGGGTCTGCGGCTTCCCCCGCCGCGAGGAGAGCCCCTACGACGTCTTCAGCGTGGGCCACAGCAGCACCTCGATCTCCGCGTCGGCGGGAATCGCCGAGGCGCGCTGCCTCAACGGCGAGAACTACAAGGTCGTCGCCGTGATCGGCGACGGGTCCATGACGGCGGGCATGGCCTTCGAGGGCCTCAACTGGGCCGGCGACCGCAAGAAGGACCTCATCATCATCCTCAACGACAACGAGATGTCGATCTCGCCCAACGTGGGCGCCCTGTCGGCCTACCTCAACCAGATCATGACGGGCCGCAGGGTCACCCGCCTGCGCAACGAGGTCAAGCAGTTTCTCCGGAGCATCCCCAACGTGGGCGAGCAGATGGTCAAGCTCTCGCGCCAGGCCGAGGAGGCCCTCAAGAGCTTCCTGACCCCCGGGGCCCTTTTCGAGGAGCTGGGCTTCGAGTACGTGGGGCCCCTGGAGGGCCACCGCCTCGACCACCTCATCCCGATGCTGCGCAACGTCAAGGAACACAACCGGCCCGTGCTGGTCCACGTGCTGACGAAGAAGGGGAAGGGGTACCCCTTTGCCGAGCTCGAGCCCACGAAGTTCCACGGGATCGGCCCCTTCAACCCCCGCACGGGGGACCTGGCCGCCGATACGGGCGGGATCCCCAGCTACACGGAGGTCTTCGGCCGGACGATGATCAAGCTGGCCCGGGAAAACCCGAAGATCGTGGCCATCACGGCGGCGATGTGCAGCGGGACGGGGCTCGACGCCTACGCAAAGGAGTTCCCCGAGCGCTTCTTCGACGTGGGGATCGCCGAGCAGCACGGGGTGACCTTTGCCGCGGGGATGGCGACGGAGGGGATCATCCCCGTCGTGGCCATCTACTCCACCTTCATGCAGAGGGCCTACGACCAGGTCCTCCACGACGTCTGCCTCCAGAGGCTCCCCGTGGTTCTCGCCATGGACCGCGGCGGCATCGCCGGAGACGACGGCGCGACCCATAACGGCGTCTTCGACTTCTCCTACCTGCGGGCCATCCCGAACATCGTCGTCATGGCGCCCAAGGACGAAAACGAGCTGCAGCACATGCTCAAGACGGCCGTGGAGTGCGGCGGCCCCGCCTCGGTGCGGTACCCCCGCGGCAAGGGGCTTGGCGTGGCGCTCGACGAGACGCCGAAACCCCTCGAGATCGGCAGGGCCGAGATCCTCATGGAGGGCACCGACCTGGCCGTCTTCGCCATCGGCTACGCGGTGCAGCCGTCCCTGGACGCCGCGAGGCGCCTGCGCGAGGAGGGGATCGAGGCCACCGTCGTCAACTGCCGGTTCGTCAAGCCCCTGGACGAGGAGCTCCTCGCCCGCGTGGCGTCCGTGACGGGCAAGGTCCTCACCGTCGAGGAGAACGTCCTCGCGGGGGGCTTCGGCAGCGCCGTGCTCGAGATGTTCGAGGCCAGGGGCCTCACGGGCATCGCGGTCAAGCGCCTGGGCATCCCCGACGAGTTCGTCGAGCACGCCACCCAGGCGGAGATGCGGCGCAAATACGGCATCGACGCGCAGGGGATCCTCGAGGCCGCGCGAAAGCTCGCGGGGCCGGCAAAGCCGGTGCTGCGGGAAGTGTCGGCGAAGTAA
- a CDS encoding TlyA family RNA methyltransferase, with the protein MKEKSPRTRLDTLLVNRGLAASRERARALILAGAVLVNDEPVDKAGALVAEGAAIRLRGGDHPYVSRGGVKLKGALDAFGIRVSGLTALDVGASTGGFTDCLLQEGARKVYAVDVGYGQIAWKLRNDPRVVLFERSNIRHFQGVGIEEAVDIATIDTSFISLRHVVPATLRFVREGGTLLALVKPQFEAGRGEVGKKGVVRDPAVHARVVEGLVAFFEEQGLSVRGTCESPLTGPEGNREFFIYAIKE; encoded by the coding sequence ATGAAAGAAAAATCCCCCAGAACCAGGCTCGACACGCTTCTCGTGAACCGGGGCCTCGCCGCGTCCCGGGAGCGGGCGCGGGCCCTCATCCTGGCCGGGGCGGTGCTCGTGAACGACGAGCCCGTCGACAAGGCGGGGGCGCTCGTCGCCGAGGGCGCGGCCATCCGGCTCCGCGGCGGGGATCACCCGTACGTGAGCCGCGGCGGCGTGAAGCTCAAGGGGGCCCTGGATGCCTTCGGGATCCGGGTCTCCGGGCTGACGGCGCTCGACGTGGGCGCCTCGACGGGGGGCTTCACGGACTGCCTGCTGCAGGAGGGGGCGCGTAAGGTCTACGCCGTCGACGTGGGCTACGGGCAGATCGCCTGGAAGCTGCGCAACGACCCGCGGGTGGTGCTCTTCGAGCGGAGCAACATCCGGCACTTCCAGGGCGTGGGCATCGAGGAGGCCGTCGACATCGCGACGATCGACACCTCCTTCATCTCGCTGCGGCATGTCGTCCCGGCGACGCTGCGGTTCGTGCGGGAGGGCGGCACGCTGCTGGCCCTCGTCAAGCCGCAGTTCGAGGCGGGCCGGGGCGAGGTGGGCAAGAAGGGGGTCGTCCGCGACCCGGCGGTCCATGCCAGGGTGGTGGAGGGGCTCGTGGCGTTTTTCGAGGAGCAGGGCCTTTCGGTCAGGGGGACGTGCGAGTCGCCGCTCACCGGACCCGAGGGAAACCGCGAGTTCTTCATTTACGCGATCAAGGAATAG
- the ispH gene encoding 4-hydroxy-3-methylbut-2-enyl diphosphate reductase — protein sequence MIKRFVKNIEIRLAETAGFCMGVRRAVDMVLDLAQHKGDRKIYSYGPLIHNPQTVELLRRRGIIPAQDLDEIEEGATVIIRAHGISPREREMLKKKGVMIVDATCPKVGRVQSVIKKHAAQGYRIVIAGDAEHPEVNGLLGYAGGRGMVVSSLEDARRLPPMDKVCIVAQTTQSADDYRDIVAEIRGRVPETVVFDTICDSTEKRQAEIKELACSMDAVVIVGGRNSGNTRRLVQISESMGTPTFHIETAEEIRNIPLGRYNRIGISAGASTPNWIIERAVDAVQNARLGADARGWFVNLWLASVRVDVYSAIGAACLALAAQYLQGVSFSILQLLMAAFYVFSVHTLNRFVDREVSGLRGTFREESYARNARLYVVLAFTGMLLSLGLAYVIGLVPYLLLALISLFGALYNLRVFPKGWRFRRLRDLPGTKNLFMAAAWALVIAVVPYVGSPIEISADMVVAALFVFAIVFVRSSLSDLIEIQSDRLLGRETIPVVIGEERTRQLLKGISLSLACLLVLSYPLKWTTSLSFMLLPCVFYMWICFNLCDRKTALSAAAINGLLETNYVLAGLCTAGWLVAQRLLA from the coding sequence ATGATCAAGCGCTTCGTCAAGAACATCGAGATCCGGCTGGCCGAGACGGCGGGCTTCTGCATGGGCGTGCGCAGGGCCGTCGACATGGTCCTCGACCTGGCACAGCACAAGGGAGACAGGAAGATATATTCCTACGGGCCTCTCATCCACAACCCCCAGACCGTCGAGCTGCTGCGAAGACGCGGCATCATCCCCGCGCAGGACCTCGACGAGATCGAGGAGGGGGCGACCGTCATCATCCGGGCCCACGGCATCTCGCCCCGGGAGCGGGAGATGCTGAAGAAAAAGGGGGTCATGATCGTCGACGCCACCTGCCCGAAGGTGGGCCGCGTGCAGTCGGTGATCAAGAAGCACGCCGCGCAGGGCTACCGGATCGTCATCGCGGGCGACGCCGAGCACCCCGAGGTCAACGGCCTGCTGGGGTACGCCGGGGGGCGCGGCATGGTCGTCAGCAGCCTCGAGGACGCCAGGCGCCTTCCGCCCATGGACAAGGTCTGCATCGTGGCCCAGACGACGCAGAGCGCGGACGATTACCGGGACATCGTCGCGGAGATCCGGGGGCGCGTCCCCGAGACGGTCGTCTTCGACACGATCTGCGACTCCACGGAAAAACGCCAGGCCGAGATCAAGGAGCTCGCCTGCTCGATGGACGCCGTCGTCATCGTCGGCGGGCGCAACAGCGGCAACACCCGGCGCCTCGTGCAGATCTCCGAGTCCATGGGCACCCCCACGTTCCACATCGAGACGGCCGAGGAGATCCGCAACATCCCTCTCGGCCGGTACAACCGCATCGGGATCTCCGCCGGGGCCTCGACGCCGAACTGGATCATCGAGCGGGCCGTCGACGCGGTTCAGAACGCGCGGCTGGGGGCCGACGCGCGGGGATGGTTCGTCAACCTCTGGCTTGCCTCCGTGCGCGTCGACGTCTACTCCGCGATCGGCGCCGCCTGCCTGGCCCTCGCGGCCCAGTATCTCCAGGGGGTCTCCTTCAGCATCCTGCAGCTCCTCATGGCGGCCTTCTACGTGTTCTCCGTCCACACCCTCAACCGCTTCGTCGACCGGGAGGTCAGCGGCCTGCGGGGGACGTTCCGGGAGGAGTCCTACGCCCGCAACGCCCGGCTCTACGTCGTCCTGGCCTTCACGGGCATGCTGCTGTCCCTGGGCCTTGCCTACGTGATCGGGCTCGTGCCCTACCTGCTGCTGGCCCTGATCTCCCTCTTCGGCGCCCTGTACAACCTGCGCGTCTTCCCGAAGGGGTGGCGGTTCCGCAGGCTCCGCGACCTGCCGGGAACGAAGAACCTGTTCATGGCCGCCGCCTGGGCACTCGTCATCGCCGTCGTCCCCTACGTGGGCTCGCCGATCGAGATCTCGGCGGACATGGTCGTGGCCGCCCTGTTCGTCTTCGCGATCGTCTTCGTCCGGTCGTCCCTGTCTGACCTCATCGAGATCCAGAGCGACCGCCTGCTGGGCCGCGAAACCATCCCCGTCGTGATCGGCGAGGAGCGCACCCGCCAGCTTCTCAAGGGGATCTCCCTGTCCCTGGCCTGCCTGCTCGTCCTTTCCTATCCCCTCAAGTGGACGACATCGCTCAGTTTCATGCTGCTCCCCTGCGTATTTTACATGTGGATTTGTTTCAATCTTTGTGATAGAAAAACGGCGCTTTCCGCGGCCGCGATCAACGGACTGCTGGAAACCAACTATGTTCTCGCGGGGTTATGCACGGCGGGCTGGCTCGTTGCCCAGCGGCTGCTCGCGTGA
- a CDS encoding NifU family protein encodes MKEKVQAALDQVRPNLQRDGGDVELVDVTEDGVVKVKLTGRCRGCPMSQMTLKMGIERFLKTNVPDVKAVESV; translated from the coding sequence ATGAAAGAAAAAGTCCAGGCGGCCCTTGACCAGGTCCGGCCCAACCTCCAGCGCGACGGGGGGGACGTGGAGCTGGTGGACGTGACCGAGGACGGGGTCGTGAAGGTGAAGCTCACCGGCCGCTGCCGCGGCTGCCCCATGTCCCAGATGACCCTGAAGATGGGGATCGAGCGCTTTTTGAAGACGAACGTCCCGGACGTGAAGGCCGTCGAGTCCGTTTAG
- a CDS encoding 4Fe-4S binding protein: protein MAYVISDECIACGSCEEECPVEAISEGDEKYVIDPNLCTNCGACADVCPVEAISPGDEE, encoded by the coding sequence ATGGCCTACGTCATCAGCGATGAGTGCATCGCCTGCGGGAGCTGCGAGGAAGAGTGTCCCGTCGAGGCAATCAGCGAGGGCGACGAGAAGTACGTCATCGACCCCAACCTCTGCACCAACTGCGGGGCCTGTGCGGATGTCTGCCCCGTCGAGGCAATCAGCCCCGGTGACGAGGAGTAG
- a CDS encoding dTMP kinase: MAGRFITFEGVEGSGKSTQLRLAAEFLRARGLAVVVTQEPGGTPLGERIREILLNRGGFDISGEAEVFLFAAARAQHAGTVIRPALEAGKIVLCDRFSDATIAYQAYGRGLPPETVGEICRLASGGLTPHLTLLFDLPVEEGLERAFRRIAGRGGGPREDRFERESLDFHRRIREGYLAIARQEPGRVRVIDASRGIEPTRQDVRGILSAFLEG, translated from the coding sequence ATGGCAGGACGGTTCATCACCTTTGAGGGCGTCGAAGGGTCCGGCAAGTCCACCCAGCTCCGACTCGCGGCGGAGTTCCTGCGGGCCCGGGGCCTTGCGGTCGTCGTGACGCAGGAGCCGGGCGGCACACCGCTGGGGGAGCGTATCCGGGAGATCCTGCTCAACCGCGGCGGCTTCGACATCTCGGGCGAGGCCGAGGTCTTTCTGTTTGCCGCGGCCCGGGCCCAGCACGCCGGCACCGTGATCCGCCCCGCCCTCGAAGCGGGGAAGATCGTCCTGTGCGACCGCTTTTCCGACGCCACGATCGCCTACCAGGCCTACGGGCGGGGTCTTCCCCCGGAGACCGTCGGGGAGATCTGCCGGCTGGCCTCCGGGGGCCTCACGCCCCACCTCACCCTGCTGTTCGACCTTCCCGTCGAGGAGGGCCTCGAGAGGGCCTTCCGGCGCATCGCCGGCCGCGGGGGCGGTCCCCGCGAGGACCGCTTCGAGCGGGAGAGCCTCGATTTTCACCGCCGCATCCGGGAGGGCTATCTCGCCATCGCCCGTCAGGAGCCGGGCCGGGTGAGGGTCATCGACGCCTCGAGGGGCATCGAGCCCACCCGGCAGGACGTCCGGGGCATTCTCTCTGCGTTCCTGGAGGGTTGA